One Pyrococcus furiosus DSM 3638 genomic window, TCTAATCTCTTTTCTTCTTAGATTTCGAATTTACAAAGAAATACGAGATAACCACAGGTATTTCTGAGTGGGAAACCTTCATGACATAATTCTATATGGAGAGAAGCAATACCTATCTTACTTATTCTTCATCAATTTTCACCTATAGATACCATTCCGAAAAGCTACCCAAGTTCAACTTTTCAAGAGCTTTCATAACACCTAGAGCTATTCCATCCACCTCTATTCCCCCAGGAGGTCTATACCCATCTCCAACCACCAGAACTTCATTTAATGGCCACTCGATATGTAGGCCAGCTCTCGTCCTATTCACAGGATTACCATCTCTATAAACCTGGGCAAGGAGAGGTTCCCCTTCGGGAAAAATCTCCAATAACTCCTCCCAGCCTTTTTCTATCGCTTTCTTGACATTTCCATTTTTCAAAGCCATGTGAGCCATTATTAATGTATACCCCTCTCTAGCTAAGCTCTTATCAAGCGCGGAAGGTTCGTTAAATCCATTGATCATTAACCCAGGAGTAAAGACTATTGTATTACCAATCCTCGGCTCTCCTGGGACTGCTAAATTGAACTTTATCCCCTCGCTTGGCTCAATGGAATCAACTTGTTTGAGATAATCTCTATCAAAGTAGTCCCTTCCTATGAGCTTTACAGTTTCCCTTACACCAACGTTTGATATTGCAACATCAAAGCTATACTCCTCATTATCCCTTGTATAAACCTTCTTTTCTTCAATATTGATTTCAACGACCTCTTTTCTCGTTAAAATCTTGCCCTTGTTTTCCATTATTATTCTTTCAAGCTCATCAATGACAGCCTTGCATCCCCCTCTAATTAGCCCAGGCCCTCCCCATCTTAAAGCTGCCCTAATCTCTTTTGCCAACTCTAGAGCTGTAAGGTCACTAAGAGAAACGCTATCTGCCCACCCAGCAAAGCTCTCAAGAACACTCAGCAAGAACTCATTCTCTCCTATTTTCTCCTTTATCCATTCATCAGCGGGGATCTCTTCTTTAGGCAATTTATTCATCCGTATCTCAGCCAAGAGCTTGAGAGCTTTGGCCTTCTCCTTCACGCTCAAGAACTTCCAGCTCTCCCTATAGTGAAAAATTTTCCCTTCCCACAGAATTTTCCCTTTTGGATTTGAATTCACTATTTCCACTTTAGCCCCCAAAATTCTTAGTAGATGTGCCAAAGGACCATCTTCGCCGTGAGGAATCATGTGTAAAGCTCCAGTAGAGAGCTGGAAGCCTTTATAGGGGAGATTCGTAAACCTTCCTCCAATCATGGCTGACTTCTCTAGGACAATGATTTCATGTCCATTCCTCGCCAAAAATGCCCCAGCAAGAAGGCCACCAAGCCCAGCTCCAACAACTACTGCCCTCACTTCTCTTCCCTCCTAATTGGGTTGCCAAATGGGTCTATAAGTCCTGCCCTTATGAGGGAAGAGCTTATCTTACACCCGAGTCTACTCCTTATTATTGGAATGACAACTATGTCCAAAGGCCTTAAGCCCAACTCTTCCCTCGCCTTATTCACGAGAACAGCCCCCTTGTAAGTTTCCTCACTAACAACTATAGCCTCTAAACTCTTAATTTTAGTTGTAAATCCAATAGCATTGTGAATCTTCATTATCCTATAGTTCCTGTATTTGTTCACCTCCAAGAACTTGATGAGGTCGAGGAGCCTTTTCTCATAGGGGAGAATTCTCTCGGAGTATTGTTTTTCCTTAATCATCTCATCTGATGTTAAGCCTATGTAGACTATCTCACCAACTTCAAATGCTTTCCTCAAGAGGGCCTTGTGGCCCAGGTGAAGCCTATCGAAAGTTCCACCAACGACAACTTTTTTGTACTTCTTTTTCATCGCTACCCTTTTATCTTGATTAAATAAAAACTTCTCGGGGGTTGAAATGAGGTACTTCTTTTACCCAAATAGTGTGGCCATATTTGGCTCATTCAGAGAGGGAGCAATAGCGAGGGAAATACTGAGGAACATAGTTGAGGGAGGATTTGAGGGCAAGATAATTCCTGTGAATCCCAAAGGTGGAGAAGTAGAAGTGGCGGGTAAAAAATTTAACATAAAAGAGAAGCTCGATGAGCCAGTTGATGTTTCAATAATAGCCATACCAGCAAAGCTCGTTCCAGAATTGATAAGGGGACTAAAAGGGCTTACAAAAGGAGCTGTAGTTATCTCCGCTGGATTCTCTGAGGTTGGAAATGTGGAGCTTGAAAAAGAGCTAATAAAAGCTGCAAAAGAAGCTGGAATTAGGGTGATAGGGCCAAACTGTGCGGGGATCTTCGGGGTTCATGCAAAGTTCTACGGTTCCTTTGAAGTCCGCGTTAATCCGGGAGGGCTAGCTCTGATAAGCCAAAGTGGAGCATTTGGAGGAGCAGCATTGGCCATGGGGAATGAAGAAGGCATTGGATTTTCAGCCTTCGTTAGCTATGGGAACGCCGCTGACCTTGATGAGAGTGATTTTCTAAGGTTCTTTGCCGACGATGAAAATACTAGGGTTATTGGTCTCTACATTGAAGGAGTAAAGGATGGAAGAAAGTTCCTGGATGCACTCCGTTATGCAGCGTCAAAAAAGCCCGTCATAATCCTTAAAGCGGGAAAAAGTAGGGCCGGAGCGAGGGCTGCCGCATCTCACACAGGCTCCCTTGCTGGAAGTTACGAAATATACAGGGCTGCATTCAGGCAGGCTGGGGCAATAGAAGTTGAGGAGATGGAAGAGCTTTTCGATGCAGCTAAGGCCTTTGAGATGTACGAAAGAGCTGGAAGGAGAGTGGCAATTATAACCAATTCAGGTGGCCCAGGAGTTTTGGCTACTGACAAGCTTGAGAGATTGGGGTTAGAAATTGCCAAGCTGACTGAAGAAACAGTGGAGGAATTAAGGAGTTTTTTGCCTCCCCAGTGCTCAGTAAAGAATCCAGTTGATTTGATAGCGGATGCAGACTATGAAAGGTATAAGAGGGCCATTGAAGTTGTGTGTAGGGATGAGAATGTGGATGCCATTCTGGTGATATGCGTTCCACCAATATTCATACCCAGCGAGGAGATAGCAAGAGCTGTTGTCGAGGCAAATTGTGATAAGCCAATAATAGTAAACTTCATGGCTGGGGAGTTAGTAAGGGAGGGAATAAAAATTTTAGAAAGCAAAAAAATAAAGAACTTCCCAACTCCAGAGAGGGCAGCAAAAGCTTTGTATTGGCTCAGCCTAAGGTCTAGTAGCGAATGAACTTGTTGACGCTGGTTATCATTACCTTTGCTTTTTCATATTCCACTGCCACTTCGTTTGGTGGCCCCACTGGTTGGGCTACTTCTTGCTCTTCCTTCTCTTCTCTTCCTGGGAGGAACTTGTTGAGCATCCTCCAAAACTGTGGTAGGATTACTATTTTGCTCTCATACCTCTCCATTTCCATCACCACTAGAAGTGATACCATATACATATATAAACATTTCGAAAATAGAATATGTAATAGACAATAGTCTATATAGCAATATATAGAAAAGAGTCAGGCGTGGGCGTCCTTCATCATCAACTCAGCCTTCTGACTACTCATCATCCACAATAATCTCTATAACTGCAGTGGTGTTTGGATCTTTAAGCCTTTCAACGATCCTCCTATCTATATCTTTAGCAGCCTTGTTGGCTTTAATTGCAAGCGTTCTCCCATCTATCCAGTTGCTTTTTCTTATAACCATAGAAGTTTCGCTTTCCAGAGTTAGCCTGGGATCCCCATAGGCTGTAACCTCATCAACAAGCTCGCCAACTCTAATTAATATTTTAATTTTCTTTCCAGACCTTATAGCCTCCTTAACTTCCTGAGATAAATCTTTAAGAGCCTTATCTGCAGATATGCAGATAATACAGTCTCCCCTCTCCGTTAGGTAATCTTCTCTGGTTATCTCAAAAGTGGAGCGGTGGGTCGCCTTGACGTTTCTGTGACCTTTGCATATAATAATTTCCCTTATCATAGGCGAAAAAGGGAAATCAAGGTTCACCATTTAATTCTAAATTCTCTCCTTGTTCTCGCCTCTATTTGGGCCAGAATCTTCTTCATTTTTGCATCGTCTATCTTCTCGGTTATCTGGCCTGCCTGGTAAAGCTGGACAAGTATAAGCTCAACCTGCCTCGCAAGCTCAGGCTTCACGAGCTTAACTCTGGCCAACCTTTCTCTCGCCTCAGGAGTTAGAATTCTCCTCAATATCGCCTGGATTTGAGCTTCAATTAACGCCTGTTGCCTCTCTGCTTCTTCTTGAGCCTTTTGCTGCTCTAAGTATTTCTTCTGCAATTCCATGAGCTTCCTTCTCCTAATCTCCTCAATGTCCTCAGCCATCTCTCTCACCTACCTCTACATTGTTAACAACAATTAAAAATGTATTGCATCGATTACTGTCTTCAAGTGACTCAAGAATTTCCTGGTTTCTTCCATGCCATAATCGGTTATCTCCACCATAGTCCTAGGCCTGTCCGCTATCACCTTGTATGTTCTCACGAATCCATGCTTCTCAAGCACTTTAATGTGGGAATCAAGATTTCCAGGAGTTAGGTCGAGAGCCTTTTGAATATGAGAAAAAGGAGCTCTCCTCCTGGGAAAGAGATATATCATAATTCCCAGCCTAACAGGATTTCCCAGGGTGTGAGATTTCATGATCTCTTTGATTTCTTCCATTAGATCACCCTAAAGGTCTTGTATAGGTTAATTAACGTCACAACTGAGTATGTAAGGATTATTAATGCTGTCGCAAGTTCCCAAGTGGGACTTACAAACGTTAAAATTACCAACAGAGGGATTAACATGCTGTTCTCTCTGAAGGACATGTACATTCCCAGGTGGCCAAGTGCTATCATAGAGGCTAGCCCTCTTGCATCTCCTAGAAGGCCAAAGGCAACGCCACCAATTATCCAACCAATTATCCAACCGTAGCTTACTTTTCCCTCACTGGCCTCAACTTTTAGATATTTGTTGTAAACCTTCACAGTTACAAGAATTATTAGGGCTATTGTGATAGGCCAGTAAATGCCCGTATATTTAGGTGCCAGGAAAAATACCAAAAGGTAGCCTCCCATGCCCGCTAGCCAAGCTGAATAAATCAAGGCAGTGTATATATGAAAAGTGGCCATAAGCTTCTTCTCAACCTTGTCAAGTACTTCTTTTAGTTCTTTAACCCCCTCCATAAATCCCACCAAAAATTAAATGGAGGTAGAGGTATTTATACTCAGGTCAAACTCTGTAGTTCAGAGCTTAGGTTTGTACTTTACAACATCCTCATTAATGGGAAAGTATGGAAGTTTTTCTCTGGAAGATATGATTACGATGCCCCTCTTCTTAAGAGTATCAACAATTCCCTTTAATATTTCGTGCTTTGAGTCTTCATCTATAGCTACAACCGGATCGTCTAGAACAAATATTTCGGCATTGACGAGTAGAGCTGAAGCCAACTGAATTCTCCTCTTCATCCCCTGGGAACATTTTTCAAACTTTATATTCTCGTCGGAAATACCAACCAAATCAAGAGCCCTTACCACTTCCTCCATACTTGGGTTTACACCATATAAACTGGCTACTGCCTTAAGATAGTCTCTAGCCCTTACCTTATTTGGGACCAAAATACTCTCGGGGAGGAAGAATATCTTCCCTCTAACCTTCCTTATTGGAGCACCATTGTAGAGAATCTCCCCTTTTAGAGGTTTTAGATAAGTGGCTATTGTTTTTAGAAGGGTGGTTTTCCCTATCCCGTTGGGGCCATAGAAGTTTACTGCATCACCATTTTCCAGCTCAAGTGTAATATCTTCTAGAAGGGGCCTCTTGTAGCCAACGCTTAGCTCTCTTATTTCAAGCTTCATTTTGCTCCCTCCCAAAGACCTCTTAGGCCAGAAAGAGAGATTATCAAAAATATAATACCAGTGAGTCCGTATCCTATCTCTATAAGTAGCAATCCAAAAACAAAGGGCAACAAAAATCCAAGGATCCATCCTATAATGTATCTCTGGTTTGGAATATCAGTTTGAGGAATCCATATAAATGCTAACTTTTTATAGTCAATTCTCACTTCTACAGGTGAGGATATCGGAAGGTATTGAGCAACTTCATGAAGATAAACAGCTCCAATTACTGGAATTGTAAAATTTTTGAGTATGAATGAGAGAACGCAGCTTAAAGTTCTAACTCCAACTATATATGTGATCCCTAAAGGTATTACTGTAATTAGACCAGCCAGATAGATAGTGAAAAATGTTAGGGACTTAAAAAAGCTTACGTAATGCTTCATTTCACTCTCCCTCCAGTTGAAGTCTCACTTTATAAGCAAGAGGGGCTAGAAAAACTCCAATGATTGCCAGCCATGGACTAAAGAATTTTGCCCAGATAAAAGGGGCTACGACGATGATTGAGTATAGAACTAAGAAAGCGTTATCCTCGAAGTTTGTAAGGATCAGAGACATCACAACTCTCGCAAAACCAAATGTAATAATCAATCCAGCTAGAGTATTCACAGATATAGAGGAAGAATAGAAGATAATTGGCAAGATTAGGGAAAGGGAAAAGAGCACGACCTCTTTAAATAATCTTCTTAGGTAGCCCTCGGGTCTAAGGTAATGAAGATAGATAAGATGATAATCCATGTAATAGTCAATTCCCAGGAGGAAAGGCCAGAGCAAAGGCGTAGAAAGGCAAATAGCAGCCAAGATTGCTGTAATCTTTACGTAAATATAATTTCTTGGGTCTAAAATTACCCATGGAGGCCACCTGGTTTCACATTCCCAGAAGCCACACCTGAAAGGTATTCCAAGACTTTCTATATACCCTACAACCACTATATAGGCAACTGAAAAGATGAGTAACAACAACCTTACTTCTGCAGATAATGTAGAGATATATGAACTTCCAACAAAGTACACTCCCACCATTCTGTTTTTGATCACAATCACAGTTAGATATAGTGCCAATAACACAAAATATCCAATTAACATATTCTTCTTATCGAGGATTAGTAGGAGAAACGCTCCAAATAGAGAAATTCCCATTCTAAGCCTTAGGGAAGTTGAAAGTGGGAGTAAAGCCAGCAAAGAAAAGACTACAAAGTTCAATAAGAAGGAATTAGGATATACATAGCTAAACATAAATATCACGGGAAAAGTCGCTATAATTGAGATAAGAATTGCAATAGCACCCGAATTCGGCTTATAATAGAGCAATTTTCCGATTTTAACAGGGTTGAATAGGTGGGAATACATTAGAACTGCAATTCCCAATGTTACGAAAACAGATGGATCATCAAAAATTGCCCCTTTATGCCACAAATAAAAGATAAAAATAGCGAAGGTAAGGGTAGTTATCCAGTACCTAATGTTCCTCATGGTAAGGTTAACGTGGTACCAAATCACACCTCCTAGTGCTTTCATTTTCTTAATCCCCCATAGTACTTTCTGAAAAGCCTCCATGCAATAATAAATCCTAAGGCAAAGGATAAAGAGATTGTGAGAGGCGTTAGTTTTATTGATAGTCTTTCTATGGAGTATGAAGCCTCAAATAATATCC contains:
- a CDS encoding phytoene desaturase family protein; translated protein: MRAVVVGAGLGGLLAGAFLARNGHEIIVLEKSAMIGGRFTNLPYKGFQLSTGALHMIPHGEDGPLAHLLRILGAKVEIVNSNPKGKILWEGKIFHYRESWKFLSVKEKAKALKLLAEIRMNKLPKEEIPADEWIKEKIGENEFLLSVLESFAGWADSVSLSDLTALELAKEIRAALRWGGPGLIRGGCKAVIDELERIIMENKGKILTRKEVVEINIEEKKVYTRDNEEYSFDVAISNVGVRETVKLIGRDYFDRDYLKQVDSIEPSEGIKFNLAVPGEPRIGNTIVFTPGLMINGFNEPSALDKSLAREGYTLIMAHMALKNGNVKKAIEKGWEELLEIFPEGEPLLAQVYRDGNPVNRTRAGLHIEWPLNEVLVVGDGYRPPGGIEVDGIALGVMKALEKLNLGSFSEWYL
- the coaD gene encoding phosphopantetheine adenylyltransferase, giving the protein MKKKYKKVVVGGTFDRLHLGHKALLRKAFEVGEIVYIGLTSDEMIKEKQYSERILPYEKRLLDLIKFLEVNKYRNYRIMKIHNAIGFTTKIKSLEAIVVSEETYKGAVLVNKAREELGLRPLDIVVIPIIRSRLGCKISSSLIRAGLIDPFGNPIRREEK
- a CDS encoding acetate--CoA ligase family protein — protein: MRYFFYPNSVAIFGSFREGAIAREILRNIVEGGFEGKIIPVNPKGGEVEVAGKKFNIKEKLDEPVDVSIIAIPAKLVPELIRGLKGLTKGAVVISAGFSEVGNVELEKELIKAAKEAGIRVIGPNCAGIFGVHAKFYGSFEVRVNPGGLALISQSGAFGGAALAMGNEEGIGFSAFVSYGNAADLDESDFLRFFADDENTRVIGLYIEGVKDGRKFLDALRYAASKKPVIILKAGKSRAGARAAASHTGSLAGSYEIYRAAFRQAGAIEVEEMEELFDAAKAFEMYERAGRRVAIITNSGGPGVLATDKLERLGLEIAKLTEETVEELRSFLPPQCSVKNPVDLIADADYERYKRAIEVVCRDENVDAILVICVPPIFIPSEEIARAVVEANCDKPIIVNFMAGELVREGIKILESKKIKNFPTPERAAKALYWLSLRSSSE
- a CDS encoding DUF371 domain-containing protein, with the protein product MIREIIICKGHRNVKATHRSTFEITREDYLTERGDCIICISADKALKDLSQEVKEAIRSGKKIKILIRVGELVDEVTAYGDPRLTLESETSMVIRKSNWIDGRTLAIKANKAAKDIDRRIVERLKDPNTTAVIEIIVDDE
- a CDS encoding DNA-binding protein codes for the protein MAEDIEEIRRRKLMELQKKYLEQQKAQEEAERQQALIEAQIQAILRRILTPEARERLARVKLVKPELARQVELILVQLYQAGQITEKIDDAKMKKILAQIEARTRREFRIKW
- a CDS encoding transcriptional regulator, with translation MEEIKEIMKSHTLGNPVRLGIMIYLFPRRRAPFSHIQKALDLTPGNLDSHIKVLEKHGFVRTYKVIADRPRTMVEITDYGMEETRKFLSHLKTVIDAIHF
- a CDS encoding ABC transporter ATP-binding protein; translation: MKLEIRELSVGYKRPLLEDITLELENGDAVNFYGPNGIGKTTLLKTIATYLKPLKGEILYNGAPIRKVRGKIFFLPESILVPNKVRARDYLKAVASLYGVNPSMEEVVRALDLVGISDENIKFEKCSQGMKRRIQLASALLVNAEIFVLDDPVVAIDEDSKHEILKGIVDTLKKRGIVIISSREKLPYFPINEDVVKYKPKL